In Trichocoleus desertorum NBK24, the following are encoded in one genomic region:
- a CDS encoding NADP-dependent oxidoreductase — MTSMKAVRIHAYGGPEVLTYEDVSIPAIAEDDVLIRVHAAAINPVDWKVREGYLQGFIDYDLPLTLGWDVSGVVEAVGENVTTFKPGDEVYSRPDIKRDGAYAEYIAVKASEVAFKPKTVDHIHAAAVPLAGITAWHCLFEAAGLTPGQRVLIHAAAGGVGSYAVQLARWKGAYVIGTASARNQDFLSQLGADEIVDYQTTQFEDVVQPVDVVFDTVGGEVQERSWQVIKPGGILVSVISPPPEEKAAAHQCRSAYVFIQPRADWLTEIAQLIDSGQVKPIIETVLPLSQAAEAHKLSQSGHTRGKIVLQVSTA, encoded by the coding sequence ATGACGAGCATGAAAGCAGTCCGAATTCACGCTTATGGTGGTCCAGAGGTTTTGACCTATGAGGATGTCTCGATACCTGCGATCGCCGAGGATGATGTCCTGATTCGGGTTCATGCTGCCGCTATCAATCCGGTAGATTGGAAAGTTCGGGAAGGGTATCTACAAGGCTTTATCGATTATGATCTGCCTTTAACGCTGGGTTGGGATGTCTCTGGGGTCGTGGAAGCAGTTGGCGAGAACGTGACCACCTTCAAACCAGGCGATGAAGTCTATTCTCGCCCCGATATCAAGCGAGATGGCGCTTACGCAGAGTACATTGCTGTCAAAGCCTCGGAGGTTGCGTTCAAACCCAAAACCGTTGATCACATTCACGCAGCGGCTGTGCCTCTCGCTGGGATTACGGCTTGGCACTGTCTGTTTGAAGCGGCTGGGTTAACTCCTGGACAGCGAGTTTTAATTCATGCAGCAGCAGGTGGAGTGGGCAGCTACGCAGTTCAGCTTGCGCGATGGAAAGGAGCGTATGTGATTGGTACTGCCTCGGCTCGGAATCAGGACTTTTTGTCCCAGTTGGGAGCCGATGAAATCGTTGATTACCAAACCACCCAGTTTGAGGACGTTGTACAGCCTGTGGATGTCGTGTTCGACACGGTTGGAGGAGAGGTGCAAGAGCGTTCTTGGCAGGTAATCAAACCAGGCGGCATTCTAGTTTCGGTCATTTCTCCCCCACCTGAAGAAAAAGCTGCGGCTCACCAGTGTCGGAGTGCTTATGTTTTCATTCAGCCTAGAGCTGATTGGCTGACCGAAATAGCCCAACTGATTGATTCAGGGCAGGTAAAGCCAATTATTGAGACAGTGCTACCTCTGAGCCAAGCGGCTGAAGCGCATAAGCTAAGCCAAAGTGGGCATACACGCGGCAAAATTGTGTTGCAGGTATCCACAGCTTGA
- a CDS encoding ABC transporter ATP-binding protein/permease produces MDRLNFKVLQQFWAIAKSYWFGDEKWRARGLLLGVVLFLLAYTGLSVVLNNKRGVLISALSAQDEPRFWQTVTIFIAVLVIYAPLLAGYRYLRDRLSLQWRRWLTNRFLENYFSDRAYYHLNTSNTDIDNPDQRIAEDVRSFTQESLTFLLVLVESVLSVIAFSGVLWGISRPLVLFLVLYALVGTVVTTVVFGKPLVRLNFEQLKKEADFRFSLVRIRENAEAIAFYRGEEQESQQIQHRFLEVFDNVKRLLIWELNLNVLTNAYEFIPFVLPALVVAPAIFAGEMEVGKVSEAQGAFVRVFFSLNVVVARFQALTTFGAGINRLYTFAEFLEQAETSQTADTAALGASPQPTIQTIAADRLAVEHLTLETPNHQRTLIEDLSVDLSTGQGLLVMGPSGCGKSSLLRAIAGLWNAGHGSILRPEAGQILFLPQRPYMVMGTLRDQLLYPNTHIEVDDQHLKQVLQQVNLADLDERFGGFEAQRDWAEVLSLGEQQRLTFARLLVNQPKYAILDEATSALDLDNEERLYQALQAMGTTFLSVGHRPNLANYHQQVLQLSQDKTWQIRQPLVFRQEQLELIELP; encoded by the coding sequence ATGGATCGATTGAACTTCAAAGTGTTGCAGCAATTTTGGGCGATCGCCAAATCCTACTGGTTCGGAGATGAGAAATGGCGAGCCAGAGGCTTATTGCTGGGAGTGGTGCTATTTTTGCTGGCGTATACAGGGCTGAGCGTGGTGCTCAACAACAAGCGAGGGGTGCTAATCTCAGCCCTTTCAGCTCAAGATGAACCCCGATTCTGGCAAACCGTCACTATCTTTATTGCCGTTCTCGTCATCTACGCTCCTCTACTCGCAGGTTATCGGTATTTGCGCGATCGCCTGAGCTTGCAATGGCGGCGTTGGCTGACCAATCGCTTTTTAGAGAACTACTTTAGCGATCGCGCCTACTATCACCTCAACACTTCCAACACAGACATCGACAACCCAGACCAACGGATTGCGGAAGATGTCAGAAGTTTCACCCAAGAATCTCTGACCTTTTTGTTAGTGCTAGTGGAGTCTGTGCTCTCGGTGATTGCGTTTAGTGGCGTCCTTTGGGGAATTTCTCGCCCTCTAGTGCTTTTCCTGGTGCTTTACGCTTTGGTCGGTACCGTAGTGACCACCGTTGTATTTGGCAAACCACTGGTACGGCTCAACTTTGAACAACTCAAAAAAGAAGCCGACTTTCGCTTTAGTTTGGTGCGAATTCGAGAAAACGCCGAAGCGATCGCCTTCTATCGAGGAGAGGAGCAGGAGTCGCAACAGATTCAACACCGCTTTTTGGAAGTGTTCGACAATGTGAAGCGGCTGCTAATTTGGGAATTAAATCTGAATGTGTTGACGAATGCCTATGAATTTATCCCTTTCGTACTGCCAGCTCTGGTTGTAGCGCCAGCAATCTTTGCAGGAGAGATGGAGGTAGGTAAAGTTAGTGAGGCGCAGGGAGCTTTTGTCCGGGTTTTCTTCTCGCTGAATGTGGTAGTGGCTCGCTTCCAAGCGCTCACGACTTTTGGCGCGGGCATTAATCGGTTGTATACCTTTGCTGAGTTTCTAGAACAGGCAGAAACCAGCCAAACTGCTGATACTGCTGCTCTTGGCGCATCTCCCCAACCAACCATTCAGACCATCGCCGCTGATCGCCTTGCGGTAGAACATCTCACTTTAGAAACTCCTAACCATCAACGCACCTTGATCGAAGATCTCTCGGTAGATTTATCGACCGGGCAAGGACTCTTGGTGATGGGGCCGAGTGGTTGCGGCAAAAGTTCGTTGCTACGCGCGATCGCAGGATTATGGAACGCGGGTCATGGCAGCATTTTGCGTCCAGAAGCAGGCCAAATTCTGTTTCTGCCCCAACGTCCGTATATGGTGATGGGAACGCTGCGGGACCAACTGCTTTACCCCAATACTCACATTGAGGTTGATGACCAACACTTAAAACAGGTGCTGCAACAGGTCAACTTAGCGGATTTAGATGAACGCTTTGGTGGTTTTGAGGCCCAGCGAGATTGGGCAGAGGTCTTATCTCTGGGAGAACAACAGCGTCTCACCTTTGCTCGCCTACTCGTGAATCAACCCAAATACGCCATTTTAGATGAAGCCACCAGCGCCTTGGATCTCGACAATGAGGAACGCCTCTACCAAGCGCTTCAAGCAATGGGCACAACCTTTCTGAGTGTAGGACATCGCCCAAATTTAGCGAATTATCATCAGCAAGTATTGCAACTCTCCCAAGACAAAACCTGGCAGATCCGGCAACCTTTGGTTTTCCGTCAAGAACAACTGGAGTTGATCGAGTTGCCGTAA
- a CDS encoding di-heme oxidoredictase family protein, with product MRLRTGIILIALISLVGFLGYSIELTLPTRPPNAEATLTPITQSAPSEVGSYDVLGKVISRTEAEILRQTEEGKVQLASEIGAVEVTDDLIQLGKDAFYRETFGNEYFFTDVVGAINGPINLISMSKAILALKGEPTTNLQIKLDQDVTVGGKDFPAGTILNTGLDVPKGSLLPLGMVTRKKGAKLRVGLTCAACHATVDKETGLILEGAPNVDVDTGLLQAFATNSAAMFRQTGINPKNFSPGDRTYINVAGQTATLPDAKALEDAVDAQLLAWSPGNFDSSPDNVNNPAQIPPSYTHETFPYGWSGFASVGWFHGLTTLNNNVHAVNSDPTSDSYSSKYLLGLDQETTLGVMLQKAADPRFRLPEGVKPTKFFEKGDPTPGEPGINEVIKMPGYPRGSVFILNGLMANSPGMPLGAQLNGMSVFQNTLAPPPYKLAAEQNILKRGAAIFDKANCAQCHSGRYFTNHDVIPVEEIKTQSSRASALAKIPQMQISPETYPPNISVPLPTDPAVLPVPTDMTPDRVKQLAYAINNNGGFKVQHLIGLYTSAPYLHDGGVAATAAALQQEKDGSYSVANPDQMGMAGTWMQNREPDPEASLRVLVDRQLRQVAVAENRDNLDLQATHVDGSGHEYWVDQQAGFSPVDQTALIEFLLAIDDDPEVLPASASAQLVSLN from the coding sequence ATGCGACTCCGTACCGGAATTATTTTAATTGCCCTTATTAGTCTGGTTGGTTTCTTGGGCTACTCGATCGAACTAACTCTACCAACCCGTCCCCCTAATGCGGAGGCAACCTTGACCCCCATAACCCAATCGGCTCCCTCGGAGGTTGGCTCTTATGATGTGCTGGGCAAGGTAATTAGTCGGACAGAGGCGGAGATCCTACGGCAAACGGAGGAGGGTAAGGTGCAATTAGCCTCAGAAATTGGGGCGGTTGAGGTGACTGATGATTTAATTCAGCTTGGTAAGGATGCCTTCTACCGAGAGACGTTTGGCAACGAGTATTTCTTTACCGATGTGGTTGGGGCGATCAATGGTCCGATTAACTTGATCAGCATGAGCAAAGCGATTCTGGCTTTGAAAGGAGAGCCAACCACAAATCTGCAAATCAAGCTGGATCAAGATGTGACGGTGGGAGGGAAAGACTTCCCGGCTGGAACTATCCTGAATACCGGATTAGATGTGCCGAAGGGTTCCCTGTTGCCGTTGGGGATGGTGACTCGTAAGAAAGGCGCTAAGTTGCGAGTGGGCCTCACCTGTGCTGCTTGTCATGCCACGGTAGACAAAGAAACGGGACTGATCCTAGAAGGCGCACCCAATGTTGATGTGGATACTGGGCTACTGCAAGCCTTTGCCACCAACTCTGCTGCAATGTTCCGACAAACGGGTATCAACCCAAAAAACTTTTCACCTGGCGATCGCACCTACATCAATGTTGCTGGACAAACGGCGACCCTCCCCGATGCGAAAGCTCTAGAGGATGCAGTCGATGCGCAACTACTCGCTTGGTCGCCCGGTAACTTCGACTCCAGTCCTGATAACGTTAATAATCCTGCTCAGATTCCACCCTCTTATACTCATGAGACATTCCCCTATGGTTGGAGCGGCTTTGCGTCGGTGGGTTGGTTTCATGGGCTGACTACCCTCAACAACAATGTTCATGCCGTTAATTCTGATCCCACAAGCGATTCCTATTCCAGTAAGTATCTCCTGGGATTGGATCAAGAGACGACGCTGGGAGTGATGTTGCAAAAGGCGGCAGATCCAAGATTTCGTTTACCGGAAGGTGTGAAGCCAACTAAATTTTTTGAAAAAGGTGATCCGACTCCGGGTGAACCAGGCATAAACGAAGTGATTAAGATGCCAGGATATCCCAGAGGCTCAGTCTTTATATTGAATGGGCTGATGGCAAACTCACCGGGAATGCCGCTGGGGGCACAGCTGAATGGGATGTCTGTCTTCCAGAATACCTTAGCTCCTCCTCCCTACAAACTCGCTGCTGAGCAAAACATACTCAAGCGGGGTGCAGCCATTTTTGATAAAGCCAATTGTGCCCAGTGCCATAGCGGGCGCTACTTTACCAACCATGATGTAATTCCTGTAGAGGAAATCAAGACTCAATCTTCGCGTGCGTCTGCCTTAGCAAAGATACCCCAAATGCAAATTTCTCCAGAAACTTATCCGCCCAATATTTCCGTTCCGTTACCCACTGATCCAGCCGTTTTACCCGTGCCCACCGACATGACTCCAGATCGGGTGAAACAGTTAGCCTATGCGATCAACAATAACGGTGGGTTTAAGGTGCAGCATTTGATTGGGTTGTATACTAGTGCGCCTTACTTACATGATGGAGGAGTCGCGGCAACGGCAGCGGCTTTACAGCAGGAGAAAGATGGTAGCTACAGTGTGGCTAATCCTGATCAGATGGGTATGGCAGGCACATGGATGCAAAACCGGGAACCTGATCCAGAAGCCAGTTTGCGCGTGTTGGTCGATCGCCAGTTGCGGCAAGTGGCAGTGGCAGAAAACCGAGACAATCTTGACTTGCAAGCAACGCACGTAGACGGTAGCGGTCATGAATATTGGGTGGATCAACAAGCTGGATTTAGCCCCGTTGACCAGACCGCACTGATCGAATTTCTGTTGGCGATCGACGACGACCCAGAGGTTTTACCTGCCTCTGCATCAGCTCAGCTTGTTAGTCTAAATTGA
- a CDS encoding class I SAM-dependent rRNA methyltransferase, whose product MAKLPHIQLPTALKERLLQGHPWVYRNHVPSNLHFSSGTWVRARCGNWTGYGLWDTNGPIAIRIFSEEQVPDARWLREQVQAAWDLRSPLRDKGCTAYRWLFGEGDGLPGITVDLYNDFAVVQTYMEGATVLLDWLVDALKAAKSLQGIFLRTQHRASDEPTEGKRDSKIERLWGQPTPDDLVVKEHGLAFQVNLYSGQKTGLFLDHRENRRFVQDLSQGRDVLNCFAYTGAFSLYALRGQAQHVTSVDIGKGLAEAANTNIALNGLEPERHTFVTQDCFNLLNSYVEQKRFFDLVILDPPSFAKSKQNRHAAQRAYVKLNALALRCVAPGGLLVSGSCTSQVSPEAFKEAIAAAGASAGRRVQIIHEAGQPLDHPVPAHFPEGRYLKFVVGRVR is encoded by the coding sequence ATGGCAAAGCTGCCCCATATTCAACTTCCAACAGCTCTCAAAGAGCGACTTCTCCAAGGGCATCCTTGGGTCTACCGTAACCATGTCCCGTCTAATCTGCATTTCTCATCCGGAACCTGGGTGCGAGCGCGCTGTGGCAATTGGACAGGATATGGTCTCTGGGATACCAACGGCCCGATCGCGATTCGGATTTTTTCAGAGGAGCAGGTTCCGGATGCACGGTGGCTCCGGGAACAAGTCCAGGCAGCTTGGGACTTACGCTCCCCGCTCAGAGACAAAGGTTGTACCGCCTACCGTTGGTTGTTTGGCGAAGGAGATGGCCTACCAGGGATAACAGTGGATCTCTACAACGACTTTGCTGTGGTGCAAACCTACATGGAAGGAGCCACTGTGCTCCTCGATTGGTTAGTGGATGCACTCAAAGCCGCCAAATCCCTACAGGGCATTTTCCTACGCACTCAGCATAGAGCCTCGGATGAACCCACTGAGGGCAAACGCGATAGCAAGATCGAACGCTTGTGGGGCCAGCCTACACCCGATGATTTGGTAGTGAAGGAGCACGGACTGGCGTTTCAGGTCAATTTGTATTCTGGGCAAAAAACAGGGCTATTTCTAGACCATCGCGAAAATCGTCGTTTTGTCCAAGACCTCAGCCAGGGGCGTGATGTTCTCAATTGCTTTGCTTATACAGGAGCCTTCTCGCTATATGCGTTGCGGGGTCAGGCACAGCACGTCACCAGCGTTGATATTGGCAAGGGACTGGCAGAAGCAGCAAACACCAATATCGCTCTCAATGGTCTGGAACCTGAGCGACATACCTTTGTGACCCAAGACTGTTTCAATCTGCTCAATAGCTACGTGGAGCAAAAGCGCTTTTTTGATCTAGTCATTCTTGACCCACCCAGTTTCGCCAAGAGCAAGCAAAATCGTCATGCTGCACAACGAGCTTATGTCAAACTGAATGCACTAGCTCTGCGTTGTGTTGCTCCCGGTGGATTACTGGTCAGCGGTAGTTGTACGAGTCAGGTCAGCCCCGAAGCGTTTAAGGAAGCGATCGCGGCAGCAGGAGCTTCGGCAGGACGACGAGTGCAAATCATCCATGAAGCAGGTCAACCTCTCGATCATCCTGTTCCGGCTCATTTCCCAGAAGGGCGCTATCTCAAGTTTGTCGTCGGGCGAGTCAGGTGA
- a CDS encoding GNAT family N-acetyltransferase: MEIITKRFLLRDFIQEDEPAFLAYHADPRYAEFCAPEEVTPSQTHELLRLFHQWATESPRRNYQFATLDRRKSLELIGCSGLRREGYGADQAELGIEVAPQFWGRYAYAIEIAHALIEFGFGELKLKEILGVSVSANLRVTRLAERYGFIEVGKRPSPDWMKARGWQQIEWRLTQEAWERVSVSHRHFAL, encoded by the coding sequence ATGGAGATCATCACCAAGCGATTCCTGCTGCGAGACTTTATTCAGGAAGACGAGCCTGCGTTTTTGGCTTATCATGCCGACCCACGGTATGCCGAATTCTGTGCGCCGGAAGAAGTAACCCCTAGCCAGACCCATGAATTACTCCGCCTATTCCATCAGTGGGCAACTGAATCTCCCCGTCGCAACTATCAGTTTGCCACTCTCGATCGCCGGAAATCCTTAGAGTTGATTGGTTGCAGTGGATTACGCCGCGAAGGTTATGGGGCTGATCAAGCGGAACTAGGCATCGAGGTGGCTCCTCAGTTTTGGGGTCGTTATGCCTATGCTATTGAAATTGCCCACGCTTTGATCGAGTTCGGCTTCGGGGAGCTGAAACTAAAAGAAATCCTGGGCGTTTCTGTTAGTGCAAATTTGCGGGTCACCCGTTTGGCAGAACGATATGGGTTTATTGAAGTGGGCAAACGTCCTAGCCCCGATTGGATGAAAGCACGTGGTTGGCAGCAAATTGAATGGCGGCTGACACAAGAAGCTTGGGAGCGTGTCTCAGTCTCACATCGGCACTTTGCACTGTAG
- a CDS encoding AGE family epimerase/isomerase: MEHDFKQLAALYKNALLNNVIPFWEQHSIDWQQGGYFTCLDREGQVYDTDKFIWLQNRQLWVFSMLYNQLEQRSDWLKIAAHGANFLAQHGRDAEGNWYFAIDRLGNSLVQPYNIFSDCFAAMAFSKYALASGTESAKEIALQAYNNVLRRKENPKGKYNKTYPGTRPLKSLAVPMILANLSLEMEWLLPKEKLDQVLEATVQEVMTDFLDRDRGLMYENVAPDGSYVDSFEGRLINPGHGIEAMWFIMDISDRRQDTATIHQAVDVVLNILDFAWDTEHGGLYYFMDAEGHPPQQLEWDQKLWWVHLESLVALAMGYRLTGRDECWQWYQKLHDYTWSHFADPDYGEWFGYLNRRGEVLLNLKGGKWKGCFHVPRALYLCHREFEQLSANSI, translated from the coding sequence ATGGAGCACGATTTTAAGCAACTGGCAGCACTCTATAAAAACGCGCTCCTCAACAATGTCATTCCTTTTTGGGAACAGCACTCGATCGACTGGCAGCAAGGGGGCTACTTTACCTGCCTCGATCGCGAGGGTCAAGTGTATGACACCGATAAGTTTATCTGGCTGCAAAATCGCCAACTCTGGGTTTTCTCGATGTTGTATAACCAATTGGAACAGCGTTCTGATTGGCTCAAGATTGCAGCACATGGAGCGAATTTTCTGGCTCAGCACGGTCGGGATGCCGAGGGAAATTGGTATTTCGCGATCGATCGCCTTGGCAATTCTTTGGTACAGCCCTACAACATCTTTTCTGACTGCTTCGCGGCGATGGCCTTTAGCAAATATGCGTTAGCTTCTGGCACAGAGAGCGCTAAGGAGATCGCACTACAGGCTTACAACAATGTGTTGCGCCGCAAGGAAAACCCCAAGGGCAAGTATAACAAAACCTATCCCGGTACTCGTCCGTTGAAATCATTAGCGGTGCCGATGATCTTAGCTAATCTATCTTTGGAGATGGAATGGCTGTTGCCTAAGGAGAAACTGGATCAAGTCTTGGAAGCCACAGTCCAGGAAGTGATGACCGATTTCCTGGATCGCGATCGCGGGTTGATGTACGAAAACGTCGCGCCAGATGGCTCCTATGTGGATTCTTTTGAGGGACGGCTGATCAATCCAGGGCATGGCATTGAGGCGATGTGGTTCATTATGGATATTAGCGATCGCCGCCAGGATACCGCCACAATTCACCAAGCCGTGGATGTAGTGCTGAATATCCTCGACTTTGCGTGGGATACGGAGCATGGCGGCTTGTACTACTTCATGGACGCAGAGGGGCATCCTCCCCAACAGCTAGAGTGGGATCAAAAACTATGGTGGGTGCATCTAGAATCATTGGTGGCCTTAGCAATGGGCTATCGCTTGACAGGACGCGACGAGTGCTGGCAATGGTACCAAAAGTTGCATGATTACACTTGGTCTCATTTTGCCGATCCAGACTACGGCGAGTGGTTCGGCTATCTGAACCGTCGCGGAGAAGTCTTATTGAATCTTAAAGGCGGCAAATGGAAAGGCTGCTTCCACGTTCCACGGGCGCTATACCTGTGCCATCGGGAGTTTGAGCAGCTAAGTGCCAACTCCATTTAA
- a CDS encoding HNH endonuclease, producing MSAYISDSLKARIEQVDCQRCCYCLTSEANSGIPMTFDHIQPRSKGGATSFENLCLACRTCNEYKSDSTEAKDPLTGEIVPLFHPRTQQWREHFNWSLDATKVEGLTAIGRATVTTLRMNNPVIVSARYRWAISGWHPPENF from the coding sequence GTGTCCGCTTACATTTCTGACAGTTTAAAAGCCCGAATTGAACAGGTAGATTGCCAGCGTTGTTGCTATTGCCTAACGAGCGAAGCAAACAGCGGTATCCCAATGACCTTCGATCACATCCAGCCGAGATCCAAAGGTGGAGCTACTTCATTTGAAAATCTCTGTCTTGCTTGTCGCACTTGCAATGAGTACAAATCTGACTCAACAGAAGCCAAAGATCCACTGACAGGCGAGATCGTGCCTCTATTTCATCCACGTACTCAGCAATGGCGAGAGCATTTCAACTGGAGCTTGGATGCAACAAAAGTAGAAGGGTTGACGGCAATCGGTCGAGCAACGGTAACTACCCTACGAATGAATAATCCTGTAATCGTTTCTGCTCGCTATCGTTGGGCCATTAGCGGTTGGCATCCTCCTGAGAACTTTTGA
- a CDS encoding 50S ribosomal protein L11 methyltransferase: MSWIELSLGAAPEAVDWVQTLLAGTDYQGDVQVTAYNQLESRCPQEPETLAPEWAFTICLYLPYDIRVRTRIAEIESVLSPLYRTGLTTELQTAIVEEKPVFSDVLSEALSSLVHRIGDRFVVLPGDIPYQPKTADEITLRIKTSLSFGSGLHPATRLSLQLLERHVFPEMQALDLGSGSGILSVAIAKLGAQVLALDNDRVAVESTQDAVERNGVQQRVRVMEGSLGGGSQLGHWMGEDISAHIPTVQGAAEFDLIMANILARVHVVLAEDYRQALRQTHPQGGRLITAGFTTDHEAEVTAALTAAGFTVIDSERFDEWVALAYQL, encoded by the coding sequence ATGTCGTGGATTGAATTGAGCCTTGGTGCCGCACCAGAGGCAGTGGATTGGGTTCAGACACTGCTGGCAGGTACAGACTATCAAGGGGATGTCCAAGTCACGGCTTATAACCAGTTGGAGTCTCGCTGTCCCCAAGAGCCAGAAACTCTAGCCCCTGAGTGGGCATTCACGATCTGTTTATATCTCCCTTACGATATCCGAGTGAGAACTCGGATTGCCGAAATTGAGTCTGTGCTCTCGCCTCTCTACCGCACTGGGCTGACCACAGAGCTACAGACCGCGATCGTGGAGGAGAAACCTGTTTTCTCAGATGTTCTCTCAGAGGCGCTGAGTTCCCTAGTCCACCGCATCGGCGATCGCTTTGTTGTCTTGCCGGGAGATATACCTTACCAACCTAAAACAGCAGATGAAATCACTTTAAGGATAAAGACCAGTCTGTCTTTTGGTAGCGGTCTCCATCCAGCTACCAGGCTCAGTCTCCAGTTGCTAGAGCGGCATGTTTTCCCTGAAATGCAGGCGCTCGATTTAGGATCAGGCTCAGGCATTTTGAGTGTGGCGATCGCGAAGCTAGGCGCACAGGTCTTGGCCTTAGATAACGATCGGGTGGCTGTAGAGTCTACTCAGGATGCAGTGGAGCGCAATGGAGTGCAGCAGCGAGTCAGAGTGATGGAAGGCAGCTTAGGGGGTGGCAGTCAGCTAGGGCATTGGATGGGCGAAGACATTAGCGCCCATATCCCTACGGTGCAGGGGGCCGCAGAATTCGACCTGATCATGGCAAATATCTTGGCGCGGGTGCATGTCGTTTTAGCAGAGGACTACCGACAAGCTCTGCGACAGACTCATCCCCAAGGAGGACGACTGATTACGGCTGGTTTTACCACAGATCATGAGGCAGAAGTAACAGCAGCCCTGACAGCAGCAGGTTTTACCGTCATTGACTCAGAACGCTTTGACGAGTGGGTGGCCTTGGCTTATCAGCTTTAA
- a CDS encoding peptidoglycan recognition family protein codes for MIQITSFPSQVRNEEFLVISGTAVGYEGRPLTVIFDDRFENGAGAVAANGTWSLRFRFTQLGTRRLVFAIKDAQGNTIRSQAIAINVIDALPKTIEITSAPKEVVAREMFALSGTALGSEGKPVVLTIDNQFKINGGIVATDGSWRTQFQFLQSGTRRMTASIDDATGNPVLSETVTITVASAALRLSITPPSSPIQVGEGFVLQGEAKGFENGQQLVIRVDKQYVISRPIVQDQRWQATLFFNQGGKRLVELIASDQEKAEIELTVDNPQPTLQIFPYTLWTSTSTPDVIPDLINPQRITLHHTVIAALPANATQAQEIQRIRFILDIHLKSSGYSDIGYHYIVMPSGRVYEGRSSLKKGAHDVINDGFGVAVDGDFQNLRRITSQQFDSVVAICTILCKRMRIIDPTTPVGTLVEGMVVRQLPRIIGHRDRVATGCPGTLYQRMNEIRQAVRTRL; via the coding sequence ATGATTCAAATTACATCCTTTCCAAGCCAGGTTAGAAACGAAGAGTTCTTAGTCATCAGTGGTACTGCTGTGGGCTATGAAGGCAGACCCCTAACCGTGATCTTTGACGATCGCTTTGAGAATGGGGCGGGTGCCGTGGCAGCAAACGGTACCTGGAGCCTGCGTTTCCGCTTTACCCAACTCGGAACTCGTCGTCTGGTATTTGCGATTAAGGATGCACAGGGAAATACAATCCGGAGCCAAGCGATCGCAATTAATGTGATTGATGCTCTTCCTAAAACTATTGAGATCACATCTGCTCCCAAAGAAGTAGTAGCGAGAGAGATGTTTGCCCTGAGTGGGACAGCACTGGGATCTGAGGGGAAGCCTGTCGTCTTAACGATTGACAATCAATTCAAAATTAACGGTGGCATTGTCGCGACGGATGGCTCGTGGCGAACGCAGTTTCAGTTTTTACAGTCTGGTACACGCCGGATGACGGCTTCTATAGACGATGCCACGGGTAATCCTGTCCTCAGCGAAACTGTGACAATCACTGTTGCTTCTGCTGCACTACGTTTGAGCATCACTCCACCTAGTTCACCAATTCAGGTGGGAGAAGGATTTGTGCTCCAAGGGGAGGCGAAAGGGTTCGAGAATGGTCAGCAGTTAGTGATTCGGGTAGACAAACAATATGTGATTTCACGTCCAATTGTTCAAGATCAACGCTGGCAAGCAACGCTTTTCTTCAATCAAGGCGGCAAGCGTCTAGTTGAGTTGATTGCATCTGACCAGGAAAAGGCAGAAATTGAACTCACAGTAGATAACCCACAGCCCACTCTACAAATCTTTCCTTATACGCTTTGGACTTCAACTTCAACGCCCGATGTCATTCCAGACCTAATCAATCCGCAGCGGATTACGCTGCATCATACGGTCATCGCTGCTTTACCTGCGAATGCAACTCAGGCTCAAGAGATCCAACGAATACGCTTTATCTTGGATATCCATCTCAAAAGTAGCGGCTATTCTGATATTGGCTACCACTATATTGTGATGCCGAGTGGTAGGGTCTATGAGGGCCGATCGAGCTTGAAGAAAGGGGCACATGATGTAATCAACGATGGGTTTGGAGTAGCAGTTGATGGTGACTTCCAAAACCTGAGACGCATTACCTCGCAGCAGTTTGATTCGGTTGTTGCTATCTGTACCATTCTCTGCAAACGTATGCGAATTATTGACCCCACGACACCAGTCGGCACTCTGGTAGAAGGGATGGTGGTTCGACAACTCCCTCGAATTATTGGACATCGCGATCGCGTGGCGACAGGGTGTCCCGGTACTCTCTACCAGCGCATGAATGAAATTCGTCAAGCGGTTAGAACCCGACTCTGA